From Vibrio tritonius, the proteins below share one genomic window:
- a CDS encoding DJ-1/PfpI family protein yields MNIGIYVYENSEVLDFSGPFEVFSTAKRLGADHWNVFTVGQTHEPISARGGFKHVPMYSFTDHPPIDLLVVVGGIHHDEMDKAPVIDWIKSVAEQQATWVTSVCTGAFLLARAGLLAGKKVTTHWEDIPALQETFEELTVVPNVRWVHDGYVVTSAGISAGIDMSLWLVSELTTRTLAEETAIQMDYAWENAPQDDQFITE; encoded by the coding sequence ATGAATATCGGTATTTATGTCTATGAGAATTCAGAAGTGTTGGATTTTTCCGGTCCTTTTGAAGTATTTTCAACGGCAAAACGATTAGGGGCTGATCATTGGAATGTATTTACGGTAGGCCAAACCCACGAACCTATTTCCGCTCGGGGTGGTTTTAAGCATGTTCCAATGTATTCATTTACTGATCACCCTCCCATTGACCTCTTGGTGGTTGTGGGCGGTATTCATCATGACGAGATGGATAAGGCTCCCGTTATTGATTGGATTAAGTCGGTAGCAGAGCAGCAAGCTACCTGGGTTACATCCGTATGTACTGGTGCATTTTTGCTGGCTCGAGCAGGTTTATTGGCTGGTAAAAAAGTCACTACCCATTGGGAAGACATTCCCGCTTTACAGGAAACCTTTGAGGAACTGACTGTTGTGCCCAATGTACGTTGGGTTCATGATGGCTATGTGGTGACATCGGCTGGAATATCCGCTGGGATTGATATGAGTTTGTGGCTTGTTAGCGAGTTGACGACACGAACTTTAGCCGAAGAGACGGCGATCCAGATGGATTACGCTTGGGAAAATGCACCGCAAGATGATCAGTTTATTACTGAGTAG
- a CDS encoding MazG nucleotide pyrophosphohydrolase domain-containing protein — translation MNEFDTLLKIAARKSAIDADSDWYQGPETYLTGIENELAEVRSELNKHRRVYLEDELADVLWDYVNVLQALAKEQGIDPQRVLHRACQKYQERVTAIEQGQPWDEVKHRQSVELAKAHCEDVLTPQNNALTAQNK, via the coding sequence ATGAACGAGTTTGACACCTTATTGAAGATCGCTGCACGTAAATCGGCCATCGATGCTGACAGTGATTGGTACCAAGGTCCAGAAACCTACCTAACTGGAATTGAAAACGAGCTAGCAGAGGTTCGCTCAGAGTTAAACAAACATCGCCGCGTATATCTTGAAGATGAGTTAGCTGATGTTCTGTGGGACTATGTCAACGTATTGCAAGCTCTGGCTAAAGAGCAAGGGATTGATCCCCAACGCGTATTGCACCGTGCATGTCAAAAGTATCAAGAGCGTGTAACCGCTATTGAGCAAGGTCAGCCTTGGGATGAAGTGAAACATCGACAGTCTGTTGAGCTTGCTAAAGCACATTGTGAAGATGTGTTAACGCCGCAAAATAATGCTTTAACTGCGCAAAACAAATAA
- a CDS encoding HAD family hydrolase: protein MKEYQAYLFDMDGTLVNSEPLKGQALALACKEYDADVDYHIYQQVMGEDWATVTQHFFDHANITPEFSEFNAHFRRHYERLLEDELSLNIGARDYIERLNQRGLACAVVSSAANWMVDKILQQLNLTAQFQVIIGREDVIKHKPHPQAYLLALERLGVKADQAVIFEDSEAGLKAGLAANCDVVAIAHKFNQRHCFENATAHVSDFRLLLEK from the coding sequence GTGAAGGAATATCAAGCCTATCTATTTGATATGGATGGAACTCTAGTCAATTCAGAGCCTCTTAAAGGTCAAGCTTTAGCGCTTGCGTGCAAAGAATATGATGCAGATGTTGACTATCACATCTATCAACAGGTTATGGGCGAAGATTGGGCGACCGTCACGCAACACTTTTTTGACCACGCCAATATCACGCCTGAGTTCAGTGAATTTAATGCGCATTTTCGTCGCCATTATGAGCGATTACTTGAAGATGAGCTTTCTTTGAATATTGGCGCTCGCGACTATATAGAGCGGTTGAATCAACGTGGTTTAGCCTGCGCCGTAGTAAGCTCTGCAGCAAACTGGATGGTGGATAAGATTTTACAGCAGCTTAATTTAACTGCGCAGTTTCAGGTGATTATTGGGCGAGAAGATGTTATCAAACATAAACCGCATCCTCAGGCGTATTTACTGGCGTTAGAGCGTTTAGGGGTGAAAGCGGATCAAGCGGTTATTTTTGAAGATTCAGAGGCGGGCTTAAAAGCGGGTCTTGCTGCAAACTGTGACGTGGTGGCTATTGCGCACAAATTCAATCAGCGTCACTGCTTTGAAAATGCAACAGCGCATGTCTCTGATTTTCGGTTATTACTGGAAAAGTAA
- a CDS encoding TM2 domain-containing protein: MMNIFESTIQLENKENSLRYQVQALDEARRRYFFDEQSQRVKDPDTYAALNWFFLGGIHHFYLRQYGLFAGEVCCLLLAIITLALGITSGWFLVGVLLLVELPQLFYAQKIVRQYNYNISTKILCEAREKALVKN; encoded by the coding sequence ATGATGAATATTTTTGAATCCACTATACAACTAGAAAATAAAGAAAATTCATTACGTTATCAGGTTCAAGCACTAGATGAGGCTCGCCGGAGATATTTCTTCGATGAGCAGTCTCAGCGTGTGAAAGACCCCGATACCTATGCTGCGCTTAATTGGTTTTTCCTTGGAGGAATTCACCATTTCTATTTACGTCAATATGGTTTATTCGCCGGTGAGGTGTGTTGTTTGTTATTGGCGATCATCACTCTTGCCCTTGGGATTACCTCTGGATGGTTCTTAGTCGGCGTATTATTGCTCGTTGAACTACCTCAGCTCTTTTATGCGCAGAAGATTGTACGGCAATACAACTACAATATATCGACAAAAATACTTTGCGAGGCGCGTGAAAAAGCGCTGGTGAAAAATTAA
- the yidD gene encoding membrane protein insertion efficiency factor YidD, which produces MKWFSLSLIRYYQKTGGSKRWFNTECNFEPSCSEYTRQCIVKYGAIKGWRLGLSRIRRCTHPDLVEKIYDEVP; this is translated from the coding sequence GTGAAATGGTTTTCACTGTCGCTTATCCGCTACTATCAGAAAACAGGCGGTTCAAAGCGATGGTTTAACACGGAGTGTAACTTTGAACCCAGTTGTTCAGAGTATACGCGTCAATGCATCGTAAAATACGGCGCGATCAAAGGTTGGCGTTTAGGGTTGTCTCGAATACGTCGCTGTACCCATCCTGATCTCGTCGAAAAAATCTACGATGAGGTGCCATGA
- a CDS encoding DUF4177 domain-containing protein — MATFKEYKVVTIVEGGCGTILLGASGLPVQRLEAELNRYAQDGWEVVFQVIEKKRFMLFWQREAIILTLGR; from the coding sequence ATGGCAACATTTAAAGAATATAAAGTTGTAACAATTGTAGAAGGTGGTTGCGGTACTATTTTACTTGGTGCGAGTGGTCTACCTGTTCAGCGTTTGGAAGCGGAACTTAACCGCTATGCTCAAGATGGTTGGGAAGTCGTCTTTCAGGTGATTGAGAAAAAGCGTTTTATGCTTTTTTGGCAACGAGAAGCAATCATTCTGACGTTAGGTCGATAA
- a CDS encoding GNAT family N-acetyltransferase, whose amino-acid sequence MNLTIQPLAKAHYAQLCELAVSEEQQQYVGTMEGLLACVSMDVHPHVICVNDQVIGFFLIDTFYGIKYDFALDNAIGLRGFFIDQRYQGQGYARATMVQFGTYLKSYYSHRGNIYLTVNCRNPFARQSYLAGGFIDTGELYLGGAAGPQHVMKLSYA is encoded by the coding sequence ATGAATCTAACCATCCAACCCCTAGCAAAAGCGCATTATGCGCAGTTATGTGAACTGGCTGTTAGCGAAGAACAGCAGCAATACGTAGGTACGATGGAAGGCCTCCTTGCCTGTGTCTCAATGGATGTTCATCCACATGTTATCTGCGTTAACGATCAAGTGATCGGCTTTTTTCTCATCGATACCTTCTACGGAATCAAATATGACTTTGCGCTGGATAATGCGATCGGCTTGCGTGGCTTTTTTATCGATCAACGTTATCAAGGACAGGGCTACGCTAGAGCCACGATGGTGCAGTTTGGTACCTATTTAAAAAGTTATTATTCCCACCGCGGGAACATTTACTTAACGGTCAACTGTCGTAATCCGTTTGCAAGACAAAGTTACTTAGCGGGTGGGTTTATTGATACTGGCGAGCTTTATCTCGGAGGAGCAGCTGGGCCACAGCACGTTATGAAGTTGAGTTACGCTTGA
- a CDS encoding cysteine hydrolase family protein: MKIALLVIDVQQALFDTTPKPYKALEVVEYINQLCNWARESSYPVIYIQHEEQELEVDTPQWQLYEALQPQTDDLFVRKTTPDSFLGTNLQELLQEQGVDRLIICGYATDFCVDTTTRRAAGLGYPILLASDAHTTHDKPHALGANIRQHHNQTLSAMSSFGVPIQLAKADAIVSGSPKLYQFMQFESKHN, from the coding sequence ATGAAAATAGCCTTATTGGTCATTGATGTACAACAAGCCTTATTTGATACAACCCCTAAGCCGTACAAAGCGCTTGAGGTGGTCGAATACATCAATCAACTCTGTAATTGGGCAAGAGAGTCAAGTTACCCTGTCATTTATATTCAGCATGAAGAGCAAGAGCTGGAAGTTGATACACCGCAATGGCAACTGTATGAAGCCTTGCAGCCACAAACGGATGATTTATTTGTACGTAAAACCACACCAGATTCTTTCCTTGGCACCAATTTGCAAGAGCTTTTACAAGAGCAGGGTGTCGATCGTTTGATCATTTGTGGTTACGCAACAGATTTTTGTGTGGATACGACAACACGCCGTGCTGCAGGGTTAGGATACCCCATTTTATTGGCGTCTGATGCTCACACGACCCACGATAAACCCCATGCATTAGGGGCGAATATTCGTCAGCACCATAATCAAACATTGAGTGCAATGAGCAGTTTTGGAGTACCAATTCAGTTAGCCAAAGCGGATGCTATTGTATCTGGTAGCCCTAAGTTGTACCAATTTATGCAATTTGAATCGAAACACAATTAA
- a CDS encoding NUDIX hydrolase, which yields MQPWLEMAKQLQAIAQAGHAYSKDEYDLERFAQVQAISYQMIADLAGSTVDKVAQLYIAEEGYPTPKVDVRAAVIRENKILLVREREDGAWSLPGGWGDVCETPTQGVIREVKEESGLDVKNPRLVAIKDRAVHGYNPIFPFHIYKLFFICEFVGGEITENIEISEAGFFSLDDIPPLSESRTLMSDIEMMFAHYNNPSLPVYVD from the coding sequence ATGCAACCTTGGCTAGAAATGGCGAAACAACTGCAAGCCATCGCCCAAGCGGGCCATGCTTACAGTAAAGACGAATATGACCTAGAACGCTTTGCGCAAGTGCAGGCCATATCCTATCAGATGATTGCCGATTTAGCGGGCAGTACTGTTGATAAAGTGGCGCAGCTTTATATTGCTGAGGAAGGTTACCCTACACCTAAAGTCGATGTTCGCGCAGCGGTTATCCGAGAGAATAAAATATTACTTGTAAGAGAGCGCGAAGATGGCGCCTGGTCACTGCCTGGTGGGTGGGGTGATGTATGTGAAACTCCAACTCAAGGTGTGATTCGCGAGGTTAAAGAAGAATCTGGACTTGATGTCAAAAACCCTAGACTGGTTGCGATTAAAGACCGAGCTGTACACGGCTACAACCCTATATTTCCTTTTCATATTTATAAATTGTTTTTCATCTGCGAATTTGTCGGTGGGGAGATCACTGAGAATATTGAAATTTCTGAGGCAGGTTTTTTTAGCCTAGATGATATTCCCCCATTATCAGAATCACGTACTTTAATGAGTGATATAGAAATGATGTTTGCTCATTATAATAACCCATCTTTACCCGTTTATGTTGATTAA
- a CDS encoding GNAT family N-acetyltransferase gives MNTTSFAASLPFADIELRPAYPSELIDVYSMITDDEQWTQFNGPYFGYERPNLRDFQLGHFTQLCMGDECLLITKDDQPIGTVSFYWENEPTRWLEVGIIIYRSTMWSKGLGFKALIPWITHMFATKEIARVGLTTWSGNPRMMACAEKLGMQQEARLRKVRYFNGTYYDSVRYGVLREEWFEKLPNLCALVTSKLSSLECFDKSIS, from the coding sequence ATGAATACTACGTCTTTTGCGGCTAGCTTGCCGTTTGCTGATATTGAATTAAGGCCTGCCTACCCAAGCGAATTAATCGATGTATACAGTATGATCACCGATGATGAGCAATGGACGCAATTTAATGGGCCGTATTTTGGTTACGAACGACCTAACTTACGTGATTTTCAATTGGGGCACTTTACTCAGTTATGTATGGGTGATGAGTGTTTATTGATTACCAAAGATGATCAACCTATTGGTACCGTCTCATTCTACTGGGAAAACGAGCCCACACGATGGCTAGAAGTAGGGATCATCATTTATCGCTCCACTATGTGGTCAAAAGGGTTAGGTTTTAAGGCGCTGATTCCTTGGATTACGCATATGTTTGCAACCAAGGAGATTGCGCGGGTCGGGTTAACCACTTGGTCCGGTAACCCCCGTATGATGGCCTGTGCGGAAAAACTGGGTATGCAGCAAGAAGCGCGTTTACGTAAGGTGCGTTATTTTAATGGAACCTACTATGATTCGGTTAGATATGGGGTGTTACGTGAAGAATGGTTTGAGAAACTGCCCAACTTATGTGCGCTTGTTACCAGCAAATTAAGTAGTTTGGAGTGTTTCGATAAATCCATTAGTTAA
- a CDS encoding sensor domain-containing protein translates to MALNRTTAGQHTTNSAQEAGDELWIRLDTVPSSEQQDLIDTLLQSGKLAILLLVETAEIKKWCTHHYAPWLIAAERQSLTGLTITLSADANEVFPQGPSLTQLPTLSLVLPNERSLIIQLQCHQERDYIDVLTTWGNALVPKEDIASLLLQLSLIDITQEEHAAVQLLLERQRLVVEHYLASENYLQISERSLRRVAETLPQLMLEFNAHGECIYASQQWQSYTGVCFLDGDGCDWLATIAQPERQVFIEHWNNPQASAGIECKIRDHSGGYHWFSARITPLDDVPNEQTKWVGSFTDIETLKQGQFSLEQSQARVSNIIDTMPEAILLVDENGLIVKANKRSEEVFGYRQDEIEQQPVEVLLPERYRSHHVHLRGEYTTQPSIRMMGVGRDLYALDKQGREFPVEVALAPLVEADQHYAVVSIADITKRKEADAELILAANVFSSTMDGVMILDAERRVVKINAAFEQILGYKNRDIVGKGIAMLRTEKHSKEFYLELWDIARETGRWQGEIWQRHTKGFDTPLWLSLTTIYNHNGQVERFIATVYDISEQLQAQKRIHYLAHYDVLTNLPNRTLFLEQFEQFLSQAKQNEQFLALLFVDLDNFKQVNDTYGHPVGDKLLCQAAERMQAVVSENDIVSRHSGDEFALLLRSVDGEKQASKIATAICAELAKPFDVGRGDFFISASVGIACFPNDGLDANILLQRADLAMYRSKELGRNQYHFYREEMSEHIQERTELQADLRIAIEQNQLVLFYQPVLDIMTGDCAGVEALVRWNHPTKGMIPPMKFIPLAEEGALIHPLGEWVLKRACEQWVTWYEQEVAVGFVSVNVSGKQVMHSDFVNIANGIFAQTKCPANHILVELTESFVMHESELAISRLHQLRNLGVGIAIDDFGTGYSSLSYLKRLPVTKLKLDRSFVNDLPTDANDVAITRAIHRLGEAVGLEVIAEGVETQEQHHFLFDEGFTLCQGYLYAKPMSAEQLTQFMTQHFNRNKD, encoded by the coding sequence TTGGCTTTAAATAGAACAACCGCTGGACAGCATACAACCAATTCAGCCCAAGAGGCTGGTGATGAGCTGTGGATACGGTTAGACACGGTACCATCATCTGAGCAACAAGATCTGATTGATACTTTGCTGCAAAGTGGCAAGTTGGCTATTTTGTTGCTGGTTGAAACAGCAGAGATCAAAAAGTGGTGCACTCATCACTATGCGCCTTGGCTCATTGCGGCAGAAAGACAATCACTCACGGGATTGACCATCACTTTATCCGCTGATGCGAACGAGGTTTTCCCTCAAGGTCCATCATTAACTCAGCTTCCTACTTTATCGCTGGTATTGCCTAACGAGCGTTCTTTAATTATTCAGTTACAGTGTCATCAAGAGCGAGATTATATCGATGTACTCACCACTTGGGGCAATGCGCTGGTACCAAAGGAAGATATCGCTTCATTGCTGCTTCAACTTTCTTTAATCGACATTACTCAAGAAGAACATGCTGCTGTGCAATTGCTACTCGAGAGACAACGACTTGTTGTTGAGCATTATCTTGCCAGTGAAAATTACCTACAGATAAGTGAACGTAGTCTACGTAGAGTTGCAGAAACGCTTCCCCAGTTAATGCTCGAGTTTAATGCGCACGGTGAATGCATTTATGCCAGTCAGCAATGGCAATCGTATACAGGAGTCTGCTTTCTTGATGGTGATGGTTGTGACTGGCTAGCAACGATTGCCCAACCAGAACGTCAGGTGTTTATTGAGCATTGGAACAATCCACAAGCATCGGCAGGTATTGAATGCAAAATTCGTGATCATAGTGGTGGCTATCATTGGTTTAGCGCGCGGATTACCCCCTTAGATGATGTGCCAAATGAGCAGACGAAATGGGTGGGGTCTTTTACTGATATTGAAACGTTGAAACAGGGGCAGTTTAGCTTGGAACAAAGCCAAGCTAGGGTGAGTAATATCATCGATACCATGCCGGAGGCGATTTTATTGGTTGATGAGAATGGTCTCATCGTAAAAGCGAATAAACGCAGTGAGGAAGTGTTTGGCTATCGACAAGATGAAATCGAGCAGCAGCCTGTTGAAGTGTTGCTACCTGAACGCTACCGTAGCCACCATGTGCACTTACGTGGAGAGTATACCACTCAACCTAGTATTCGAATGATGGGGGTGGGGCGAGATCTATACGCGCTGGATAAGCAAGGTCGTGAATTTCCTGTGGAAGTGGCTCTTGCTCCATTGGTTGAAGCTGATCAGCATTATGCCGTGGTGTCGATAGCGGATATTACTAAACGTAAAGAAGCTGATGCTGAATTGATCCTTGCAGCAAACGTATTTTCAAGCACTATGGATGGTGTCATGATCCTCGATGCCGAAAGACGAGTGGTAAAAATTAACGCAGCGTTTGAGCAGATTCTCGGCTATAAAAATCGGGATATAGTAGGCAAGGGCATTGCCATGCTAAGAACCGAAAAGCACAGTAAAGAATTTTACCTTGAACTGTGGGATATTGCTCGAGAAACAGGGCGTTGGCAGGGCGAGATTTGGCAGCGCCACACCAAGGGATTTGATACACCACTGTGGCTCAGTTTAACCACAATTTATAATCACAATGGCCAAGTAGAACGTTTTATCGCTACGGTGTATGACATCAGCGAACAGCTCCAAGCCCAAAAACGGATTCACTATCTAGCCCATTACGATGTATTGACCAATTTACCTAACCGTACTCTCTTTCTTGAACAATTTGAGCAGTTCTTATCCCAAGCAAAACAGAATGAACAGTTTCTCGCTTTATTGTTTGTTGATCTTGATAATTTCAAACAAGTGAACGACACCTATGGTCATCCCGTTGGAGACAAATTGCTTTGCCAAGCTGCAGAAAGAATGCAGGCAGTTGTCAGTGAGAATGATATTGTAAGTCGTCATAGTGGTGATGAGTTTGCGCTATTGCTACGTAGCGTTGACGGTGAAAAACAGGCCAGCAAAATTGCGACTGCGATTTGTGCGGAATTAGCGAAGCCATTTGATGTTGGACGTGGTGATTTCTTTATTTCTGCCAGTGTCGGCATTGCTTGTTTTCCTAACGATGGTTTGGATGCCAATATCTTACTTCAGCGTGCTGATCTTGCCATGTATCGGTCAAAGGAACTTGGTCGTAATCAGTATCATTTTTACCGAGAAGAAATGTCGGAACATATTCAGGAGAGAACTGAGCTTCAGGCCGATTTACGTATTGCAATCGAGCAGAACCAACTGGTGCTTTTCTATCAGCCAGTTTTGGATATTATGACGGGAGATTGTGCTGGTGTTGAAGCATTGGTGCGCTGGAATCATCCGACCAAGGGGATGATTCCCCCGATGAAGTTTATCCCTTTGGCAGAAGAAGGGGCACTTATTCACCCATTAGGTGAATGGGTTCTAAAACGTGCGTGTGAGCAGTGGGTTACTTGGTATGAGCAAGAGGTCGCAGTAGGTTTTGTGTCGGTCAATGTATCCGGTAAACAGGTCATGCACAGTGACTTTGTGAACATTGCTAACGGCATATTTGCACAGACTAAGTGCCCAGCAAATCATATTTTAGTTGAGCTAACAGAGAGTTTCGTTATGCATGAAAGCGAGCTGGCTATTTCCCGTTTGCATCAGTTACGAAACCTTGGTGTTGGTATTGCAATTGATGATTTCGGAACCGGATATTCCTCACTGTCTTATCTAAAACGTTTACCCGTGACCAAGCTTAAACTGGATCGTTCCTTTGTAAACGATCTGCCAACGGATGCTAATGATGTTGCGATTACACGTGCCATACATAGGTTAGGTGAGGCTGTTGGGTTAGAAGTGATAGCGGAAGGGGTTGAAACCCAAGAGCAACATCACTTTTTATTCGATGAAGGTTTTACTCTATGCCAGGGATATCTATACGCTAAACCCATGTCGGCTGAGCAGTTGACTCAATTTATGACCCAGCACTTCAATCGCAACAAAGATTGA
- a CDS encoding AEC family transporter, which translates to MNQFLGPLSFVFIMALAFTLKKVGFIQPDESRVVNKLLMNLALPCTIIVTFASLRSTENLLQVCMFGFVASLLPILVIYRMTTKMANYSRAVVMLNISGFNIGCFALPFIQLYFGNEGGVLATIFDTGNALLVTGGSYVLTQYLLPEADGERMTMKDVVRNLSQSVPFVTYIIMFILAFLGWKLPHAVNQILTPIGAATPFLAMFMLGLLFNPHVELSQLKIALGLTALRLCWGVLFSVTAYYWLPFDLLTRQVLSVVVFAPASALAPIYSMKLKADVQLSAFTNSLTIMSGVAIMSTLSILYTGGLN; encoded by the coding sequence ATGAACCAGTTTCTCGGCCCATTATCGTTTGTCTTTATCATGGCTTTAGCGTTTACCCTTAAAAAGGTTGGTTTTATTCAGCCTGATGAAAGCCGGGTAGTGAATAAGCTACTGATGAACCTTGCGCTTCCTTGCACCATCATCGTTACCTTTGCCTCACTACGTTCAACGGAAAACCTACTGCAGGTATGCATGTTCGGCTTTGTTGCCAGTTTATTGCCCATTTTGGTGATCTACCGAATGACGACCAAAATGGCCAACTACAGTCGCGCCGTAGTGATGCTCAATATCAGTGGGTTTAATATAGGGTGTTTTGCGCTGCCGTTTATTCAGCTTTATTTCGGTAATGAGGGTGGCGTGTTAGCCACCATTTTTGACACAGGTAACGCGTTATTAGTAACGGGTGGTTCGTATGTTCTCACTCAATATCTGTTACCGGAAGCCGATGGCGAAAGGATGACCATGAAGGATGTGGTACGTAATTTGTCACAGTCGGTGCCATTTGTTACCTATATCATTATGTTTATATTGGCATTTTTAGGTTGGAAATTGCCGCACGCCGTCAATCAAATACTCACTCCTATTGGCGCAGCAACGCCATTTTTAGCAATGTTTATGCTCGGGCTGCTATTTAACCCTCACGTAGAGTTAAGTCAGCTTAAAATCGCATTGGGTTTAACTGCACTGCGTTTGTGTTGGGGCGTGCTCTTTTCGGTAACCGCGTATTATTGGTTGCCATTTGATCTCTTAACTCGCCAAGTCCTCTCTGTGGTGGTTTTTGCTCCAGCCAGTGCGCTCGCCCCAATTTATTCCATGAAGTTAAAGGCCGATGTGCAGCTTTCCGCATTTACCAATAGTTTGACGATCATGAGTGGGGTGGCAATTATGAGTACACTTTCTATTCTTTATACAGGTGGCCTAAATTAA
- the msrP gene encoding protein-methionine-sulfoxide reductase catalytic subunit MsrP, translated as MNKRYQPSVKLTENDVTDEDVYLQRRKVLKSLGFIGLGSLLPNSSQAFNLFGSKEETPTRTFVTQPLSFAKPEKYASQETQTPYEKVTSYNNYYEFGTSKEDPAKLAQEFKVEPWTLTIDGLVNKPITLSYDDLTQRFSLEERIYRLRCVEAWSMVIPWIGFPLSELIKQAAPLSSAKYVAFETLFDPKQMPGQASRFVGGGLDYPYVEGLTLAEAMHPLTLMSVGLYGKTLMPQNGAPIRLVVPWKYGFKNIKSIVRIRLTDKQPRSTWNELAPHEYGFYANVNPNVDHPRWSQKTERRITAGGLLSTKRINTQLFNGYSEVASLYSNLDLRKFY; from the coding sequence ATGAACAAGCGTTATCAGCCCAGCGTGAAACTAACAGAAAACGATGTCACTGATGAAGATGTCTATCTGCAACGCAGGAAGGTATTAAAATCCCTTGGCTTTATTGGCCTTGGTAGTTTGCTGCCCAATAGCAGCCAAGCATTTAACCTATTTGGTAGCAAGGAAGAAACGCCTACCCGCACATTTGTGACTCAGCCTCTGAGTTTTGCTAAACCTGAAAAATACGCATCTCAAGAAACGCAAACCCCTTATGAAAAGGTCACTAGCTACAATAATTACTATGAATTTGGCACCAGCAAAGAGGATCCAGCCAAACTGGCGCAAGAATTTAAAGTCGAACCTTGGACGCTCACCATTGATGGCTTGGTCAATAAACCGATAACACTCAGTTATGACGACTTAACCCAACGCTTTTCCCTTGAGGAACGCATTTATCGCTTACGCTGTGTTGAAGCATGGTCGATGGTGATTCCGTGGATTGGCTTTCCGTTAAGTGAATTAATTAAGCAAGCAGCCCCCCTTTCTTCGGCCAAATACGTGGCCTTTGAAACCCTGTTCGACCCCAAACAGATGCCCGGACAAGCTAGCCGATTTGTTGGTGGTGGTTTAGATTACCCCTACGTTGAAGGGCTTACGCTTGCAGAAGCCATGCATCCCTTAACTCTGATGAGCGTGGGTCTGTACGGCAAAACCTTAATGCCACAAAACGGCGCCCCAATTCGCCTTGTTGTGCCTTGGAAATACGGGTTTAAGAACATCAAATCCATCGTACGTATTCGCTTAACCGACAAGCAACCGCGCTCTACTTGGAATGAGTTAGCACCTCATGAATACGGCTTTTACGCGAACGTTAATCCAAATGTCGACCACCCACGTTGGAGCCAAAAAACCGAAAGACGCATTACCGCAGGTGGCTTACTCTCAACCAAACGCATCAACACACAGCTTTTTAATGGCTATAGCGAAGTCGCAAGCTTGTATAGCAATCTCGATTTAAGGAAATTCTATTAA
- a CDS encoding ferric reductase-like transmembrane domain-containing protein, with protein sequence MAMRWTIKLTPWQRIIIKSLIHLVASGWLMLTFWLGVQDQLGADPVAGLLHFTGFGAINLLLITLLISPLSRYFGGELMRFRRLVGIYTFVYALGHFLTFAIFILGLDLNQLGATIVERPYITIGFAALLILLALTITSPNALRRKLGRRWQTLHNLIYPALFLMLWHYTWSEKTAWGTPVYYWAGALGVVLIKTHMKWKGWLSFRRK encoded by the coding sequence ATGGCAATGCGTTGGACCATAAAGCTCACTCCATGGCAAAGAATCATAATCAAGAGCCTAATTCATCTGGTGGCAAGTGGCTGGCTAATGTTGACATTTTGGCTAGGCGTTCAAGATCAACTAGGCGCAGATCCCGTCGCAGGCTTGTTGCATTTTACTGGCTTTGGCGCGATAAACTTACTGCTTATCACCCTATTAATCTCACCACTAAGCCGTTATTTCGGCGGCGAACTCATGCGCTTTCGCCGCTTAGTGGGCATCTACACCTTTGTCTACGCTCTGGGGCATTTTCTCACTTTCGCCATTTTTATTCTGGGTCTCGACCTTAACCAGCTTGGCGCGACCATTGTAGAGCGCCCCTACATCACCATCGGCTTTGCTGCGCTGCTTATTTTACTCGCCCTCACCATTACCTCCCCAAACGCCCTACGCCGCAAACTCGGTCGCCGCTGGCAAACACTGCATAACCTCATTTACCCAGCACTGTTCCTGATGCTATGGCACTATACTTGGTCTGAAAAAACCGCCTGGGGCACACCGGTTTATTATTGGGCGGGAGCGCTGGGTGTTGTATTAATAAAAACCCATATGAAATGGAAAGGTTGGTTATCTTTTCGCCGTAAATAG